One Palaemon carinicauda isolate YSFRI2023 chromosome 5, ASM3689809v2, whole genome shotgun sequence DNA window includes the following coding sequences:
- the LOC137641329 gene encoding malectin-like: MALCVWNIMSAVLLLLLIILSKTTGTSEVIFAVNAGGNAHVDILGIEYDGDPLEGKIGTSSDFGKHYLIRDVPLCDQVLYQTERYHHSTFGYDIPLMGDGEYMIVLKFSEVYFDAPRKKVFDVVLNRELKVIRDLDIFRRVGRGAPLDEHIHFTISGDSVLAAGGRSSIEGDTIRVEFVKGPRDNPKINALFVVKVDLVEFVSLFHKVNDLEQLRAIMKNMGFVNSKDRALAGSRKANKQKSRKEIANDVKGKTKGKKQPSSSDSENFDPYADDESYIITILIGMGAAIPILFRFCRI, encoded by the coding sequence ATGGCTCTGTGCGTTTGGAATATCATGTCGGcggtccttctcctcctccttattATCCTGTCTAAAACAACAGGTACCAGCGAAGTGATCTTTGCTGTCAATGCCGGCGGGAATGCCCACGTTGATATCCTTGGAATAGAATACGACGGAGATCCGCTCGAGGGCAAAATTGGCACGTCTTCAGATTTCGGCAAACACTATCTGATACGAGACGTTCCCCTTTGCGATCAGGTGCTTTATCAAACTGAACGTTACCATCATTCCACTTTCGGCTACGACATTCCCCTAATGGGAGATGGGGAATACATGATCGTTTTAAAATTCAGCGAGGTCTACTTCGACGCTCCTAGAAAGAAAGTTTTCGACGTGGTCCTGAACAGGGAACTCAAAGTGATAAGAGATTTGGACATATTTCGCCGGGTTGGGCGAGGTGCCCCCCTTGACGAACACATTCATTTCACCATCTCGGGCGATTCGGTTTTGGCTGCTGGCGGGCGGAGCTCTATCGAAGGTGATACCATAAGAGTGGAGTTTGTGAAAGGGCCCAGGGATAATCCGAAAATTAATGCGCTATTCGTTGTCAAAGTGGATCTTGTCGAATTTGTCAGTCTTTTTCACAAAGTCAATGACCTTGAACAGTTGAGGGCTATTATGAAGAACATGGGGTTTGTAAATAGCAAGGATAGGGCTCTTGCAGGCTCACGGAAAGCAAACAAACAGAAGAGTAGAAAGGAAATTGCAAATGACGTGAAGGGAAAGACTAAAGGTAAAAAACAGCCAAGTAGCAGTGATTCAGAGAACTTTGACCCCTACGCAGATGATGAGAGTTACATTATCACAATCCTTATTGGCATGGGAGCTGCCATTCCGATTCTGTTTCGATTTTGTAGAATTTGA